In Pleuronectes platessa chromosome 4, fPlePla1.1, whole genome shotgun sequence, the following proteins share a genomic window:
- the rpl35 gene encoding 60S ribosomal protein L35 codes for MAKIKARDLRGKKKEELLKQLDDLKNELSQLRVAKVTGGAASKLSKICVVRKSIARVLTVINQTQKENLRKFYKGKKYKPLDLRPRKTRALRRRLNKHEESLRTKKQQRKDLLYSIRKFAVKA; via the exons ATG GCCAAGATAAAGGCTAGAGATCTGCGGGGCAAGAAGAAGGAAGAGCTGCTGAAACAGCTGGACGACCTGAAGAATGAGCTGTCCCAGCTGCGCGTGGCCAAAGTTACTGGCGGAGCTGCGTCCAAGCTCTCAAAGAT CTGTGTTGTCCGTAAGTCCATCGCCAGAGTCCTGACTGTAATCAACCAGACACAGAAGGAGAACCTGAGGAAGTTCTACAAG GGTAAGAAGTACAAGCCCCTGGATCTGAGGCCAAGGAAGACCCGAGCTCTGCGCCGCCGGCTCAACAAGCACGAAGAGTCTCTGCGGACCAAGAAACAGCAGAGGAAGGACCTCCTCTACTCCATCCGCAAATTTGCAGTCAAAGCTTAA
- the LOC128438274 gene encoding uncharacterized protein LOC128438274 → MPGMTVTFLLITFLPSPFCQLLFSVLTNSHCSLLWCSVTMSIQSVLLTLPLCFSLFSPSLAPHPSSAEKSGCFKVNNCKCIMKDGSGVINLNSMGDADGFLGYLKPVSAENIPVNTEILLSFSPCQPFSQPEDLRGADCTNIAACLIVRYQRLDTYSSRCIGYGRHEGNEFHYNDTLKMLSVSYFAVEKQPLTVVHYHCNPNESTSFIRDQRLSSEEPLHIWVESPCACPNACTMGDLGSGTIFLIILSLSAAAYFIIGSCALRPFRSSSGVQISPEHSVWCMICYLCTERSSEARHYTDTTRYER, encoded by the exons ATGCCTGGAATGACAGTCACCTTTCTTCTAATTACTTTCCTACCATCACCATTCTGTCAGCTGCTCTTCAGTGTCCTAACAAACAGTCactgctctctgctctggtGCTCTGTCACCATGAGCATTCAGAGTGTCTTGCTCACACTGCCACTTTGTTTTAGCTTGTTTTCTCCGTCTCTCGCTCCTCATCCAAGCTCCGCAGAGAAGTCAGGCTGCTTCAAAGTCAACAACTGTAAATGCATCATGAAAGATGGGAGTGGGGTGATAAACCTGAACTCTATGGGGGACGCAGATGGTTTCCTGGGGTATCTGAAGCCGGTGTCGGCAGAGAACATCCCCGTCAACACTGAGATCCTCCTGTCGTTCAGCCCCTGCCAGCCCTTCTCCCAGCCAGAGGACCTGAGAGGGGCAGACTGTACCAACATCGCTGCATGTCTCATCGTCAG GTATCAAAGGCTCGACACATACAGTAGTCGCTGTATTGGCTATGGAAGACATGAAGGGAATGAATTCCACTACAATGACACCCTGAAGATGCTTTCTGTCTCATACTTTG CTGTTGAGAAGCAGCCACTGACAGTGGTGCATTACCACTGTAATCCAAATGAGTCCACCTCCTTCATCCGGGACCAGAGGCTCAGCAGTGAGGAGCCCCTGCATATCTGGGTTGAGAGCCCCTGTGCTTGTCCAAATGCCTGTACCATGGGGGATCTGGGTTCAGGCaccatcttcctcatcatcctctcccTCAGTGCTGCTGCATACTTTATCATTG GCTCCTGTGCACTGAGGCCTTTTCGGAGCAGCAGTGGAGTCCAGATCTCTCCGGAGCACAGTGTGTGGTGTATGATCTGCTACCTCTGTACTGAGAGAAGCTCTGAAGCAAGACactacacagacacaacacgCTATGAACGATAA